GAACGAAGCCGTACCAGCAATCAGATGTTTGAAGAATATCCCGTTTACTCTATTTACCGCTCCTTGGATGACAATACCCGGGCAGGAGATTATTGGGGAACAGGACTGGAATTCACAAAAAAATTCGACAAAGAAAGTCATGATCTCTCCGGTTCTGTCAGCTACCGGAGTCGTATCGGCAGTGAATTCAATGAAACAACCCGACGGGATGAGAATGAAAGCATCACAGACCGGACCAAAAACACGGAAGACTCCAATGATTCAGACTGGCGGCTTAAGCTGGATTACAAAAATATGGCGTCAGAAACCCGAGGTTTTGAGGCTGGCATCCAGTCACGGATTTCGATGGATGAAGAAGGAACCGGTACTTATGGTTGGGATACTACGGCGTCCCAATATGTGTACTATCCCCAATACAGCCATCAAAATGATTATGAGCATGTCATTCACAGTTTATATGCCATTTACAAGCGGGAACTTGGTCCGTTTCAATGGCAGTGGGGCGCCCGGGGGGAATATACTTACCGGAACATGCATCTGAACACCCAGGATACCACCTATCTGATCGACCGATGGGATGTTTTTCCTTCACTCCATGTCAGTCTTCCCTTATCAGAGAACAACCAGGTTATGGCTTCCTATACACGTCGCATCGACCGGCCAAGAAACTGGTATCTGGAACCCTATGCAACACAGAGGGATGCCTACTCGGTGTTTCAGGGGAATCCCGGACTTGAACCGGAATATATCAATGCCTGGGAAGCCAGCTGGCAACTGAGTAAAAAGAAGAATTATATTGCTGCGGACATTTACCACCGGACCACAGAAAACAAGGTAGAAAGAGTTCAGAGTGTTATCGACAAAGAAACCCTGCTCTTCACCTTTGCCAATGTGGGAAAAGATTACAGCACCGGTGCAGAACTATCACTGAATGTAATTCCCTATTCTTTCTGGAATATATTCCTGAGCGGGAATCTGTACCGTTACCGGGTAGAAGGCTCATTTAACGGGAGGTCTTTTGACAATTCATCCAATAATTGGGGCGTGAAATTCAACAACACGTTCTTTGTTGGGACAGACACCCGCATTCAATTCGACACCAATTACCATGGTCCCTCTGTCACAAGCCAAAGTGAACGGGAAGGATTCTGGATCGCCAGCGCCGCGGTGAAATACGACATTGGGAAAAAATGGACGGCTGCTTTGCAGGTCCGGGATGTTTTTGGAACGGGCAGACACGAGTTTACCACCACCGGTCCAAACTTTATCAATGCCACTGCTTTTGAAAGAGAATCTCCCATTGCCATTCTATCCCTGACATACCGTTTCAACAACTACAAAAACGGAAAGAACCGCCCGGAAAATGGTGAAGGAATGAATGGTGACGAAGATGACCTGTTTTTATTTTAACGAATTAAAACACTCCGAATATAAAAGAAGGGATGATTCGTCATCCCTTCTTTTTTCCCTTATGCAATTCCTATTGTAAACCGACAGACAGTTCATCCCACCAGTCAAACATAATAATGTGGACCAGATCAAAAATCATGGCACCCTCTGTTTCTTTTTGCACCATACGTAAGGCATCTACAAACTGCCGGGGATCGTTTTCATCTTTATACTGTTGCACATACAAACTGCCATAAACCGGGATTTTACCCATGGTCACTTTTTGGGACATGCGGGCGGCTCCTTCCACAGAGTGGTAAGGTTTATATTTTTCTTCCATGCCGGGTTCCCGGTTTGGTTTTTCCTTCCAGTCCCTGTACAGACTATCCACTTCAGCAATAGTCACCGGATAGAAATAACATCCGGTAAAGAGGAAATCAAGTGTTTCGGCATATCCGGTTTCCTGATACTCCGGCAGAGCCCAGTCATATTCTTGTGAAGGATCATACGCCTTACTGGCCCAATTTACCCCTAATTCATAGTAACTGGGATACCAGGCTCCCACATAATCGGAAAAGATGGCATCGGGGCGGACCTTTTTCACACGGTTCCGGGCTTCCACAAAGAAATCATGGATCACCGTAGCCCGCCAGAGCAGCCACTTTTTATAGAGTATTCCGGGCTTATGAACCGGTTTCCCGCTTTCATCGGGAATCCATGTGAAAATATCCTCCGGCCAGTTTTCCACTGATTCACCCAGCCAGGTTTCAAAAGCTTTCCGGGAAAAATCGGAAAAGTCAGACCGGATATTATCATAGCGCCCCCGATCCAGGACAATGCCGTCAAAATCGTACTGAGTAAGCATTTCTTCCATGAGTTGGAATTGATGTTCCTGTACATCTGGACGTGCCGGATTCACAAAGGCAGAATATCCCACAAGATATTCTGTTGTGGGGATAATTCCTTCCGGCAGGTAAAGCATGGTTTGCCAGTCGGGATGGGTGGAGTAGATGGGACCACGTTTTTCCTGTTTCCAGCCTTCGGAGAAGCAATTCATAGCCGCCAGTACCGTCAGGCCGTTTTTCCGGGCATGGTGAATCATGAGTCCGGGATAATCAAAATCTGCATCCCGGGTAAATCCCCGCCATTCCAGGGCCTGGGGGGCGATATTACTTGGATATAAAACCTCACCGGAAATGGGTTTCAAATCCACAATCACACCCTCAATACCTGCCAGGCGGATTTTTTCCATGTAGTAGCGGATGGAATCCTCACTGCTCAGCCGTTGAAAATTGGCCGAGGCATCAATCCAAAGCCAGTTTTCGGCCTGTTTTTCAGATGTACAGCCTCCCAGCAGAATGAATCCCCAAAAAAAGACCACCAGGTAAGCCATTTCCCGTTTCATATCACTCCCTTTTTGTTACCAGGTATAACTCATTCTCAAATACACCTGTTGATCCCACATTTTCAAACCGCTTACCGATTCCATTCCCAGGCTTTCAGCCGGCCAGAGTTCTGCAGCAATGAGATGAAAATTAGCATGCCAACCCAGGTGGATGAAAGGCAAAGGAGACAATTCCACACCACCGCCGGCCCGTCCACCCCAGCTCCAGTCCGAGCGCTTATAAACATCCAGATCAAGAGTAATCGGTGCCAAAGAATCCGGGATCGCAGC
This window of the Candidatus Neomarinimicrobiota bacterium genome carries:
- a CDS encoding TonB-dependent receptor — translated: MKMIKMTSRILIMMILLVTAITAQDTRRSADFRGAVQGRVLDNATGNEIGYANVVVHNLPDSSLVDGAMSDENGFFYIPNIPAGRYYVSAKFIGFYEVLSSEFRLTPQNATVTLEDIRLKRAAIQMSEVEVVGDRPVIEFKADKRVINADQFAASLSGTAVEILENVPSIDVDVEGTVTLRGSSNFIVMIDGHPSIFEGSDALDQIPATLIQTIEIITNPSARYDPDGTTGIINIVTKKQKITGVSGQLSVNAGNGDKYGANAALSMRYDKFTWNNSLSWNDFQSGGQRTTDKTTTINDTAFSVLGDGRGEMHRKTYSYRTSLDWRPTDKFLISAQFNIGHYERSRTSNQMFEEYPVYSIYRSLDDNTRAGDYWGTGLEFTKKFDKESHDLSGSVSYRSRIGSEFNETTRRDENESITDRTKNTEDSNDSDWRLKLDYKNMASETRGFEAGIQSRISMDEEGTGTYGWDTTASQYVYYPQYSHQNDYEHVIHSLYAIYKRELGPFQWQWGARGEYTYRNMHLNTQDTTYLIDRWDVFPSLHVSLPLSENNQVMASYTRRIDRPRNWYLEPYATQRDAYSVFQGNPGLEPEYINAWEASWQLSKKKNYIAADIYHRTTENKVERVQSVIDKETLLFTFANVGKDYSTGAELSLNVIPYSFWNIFLSGNLYRYRVEGSFNGRSFDNSSNNWGVKFNNTFFVGTDTRIQFDTNYHGPSVTSQSEREGFWIASAAVKYDIGKKWTAALQVRDVFGTGRHEFTTTGPNFINATAFERESPIAILSLTYRFNNYKNGKNRPENGEGMNGDEDDLFLF